In the genome of Candidatus Neomarinimicrobiota bacterium, one region contains:
- the rnr gene encoding ribonuclease R: MDRSIIEKKILDTFKSNPGRWYKHRAIMKAAGIKERDYRTLKTLLLEMYRNGHIDQKGRNQYAYKPKQQQKTGILAVTSRGFGFVELKDGSEVFVRAQHMQHAFHKDVVRVQILNKQRGDKPEAQVIEVIQRHQTQFVGVYQQDRFGQWVIPEDKRIRVRFAVLEGEQNAARDGHMVTVELVQWDAGHPEPLVRIKDILGYPGDPGVDIALIVQQHDLPTTWTSKSLEQAESYSEESVQTEIENRRDLRELTCFTIDPETAQDFDDAISIEQTSKGWKLGVHIADVSHYVTPGSPIDRGARKRGSSVYLVGTAIHMLPEKLASDLCSLKPHIDRLSMTCMMEIGRDGQFGPSKIMNSVIHSNQRFSYEEVEEIIHGKAHTYSKQIQEMEKLRKVLFRDRKSRGSIDLDLPEPIVILDETGFPHDIKPSKRLTAHRLVEEFMLAANRVTAEYLDQKFIKAKLPGIFRIHETPSIDDVSKLQMILNRLNIPQKIKTPVKPMDYQVLVEAVRESPYRHFIEKVALRSMTKAKYSVENKGHFGLAFKSYTHFTSPIRRYPDLTVHRLLKQYVHNDNTNLPSQASLEKLAEHCSQRERVAIEAERDHMKMKQLQYLSKRIGQEFEGVISGVLNFGFFVELAESFVDGLVHAGSLTDDYYEYEENNFSLTGRRTKKMYRLGDPVKVKVTSVSISEGLADFELITN; the protein is encoded by the coding sequence TTGGATCGATCGATAATTGAAAAGAAAATATTAGACACATTTAAATCTAACCCGGGTCGCTGGTATAAACACCGCGCCATTATGAAAGCGGCAGGGATAAAAGAGCGCGATTACCGGACGCTCAAAACTCTATTGCTGGAGATGTATCGAAATGGTCACATCGATCAAAAGGGCCGAAATCAATATGCCTATAAGCCAAAGCAACAGCAGAAGACCGGTATATTAGCAGTAACCTCCCGGGGATTTGGCTTTGTGGAGCTGAAGGATGGCAGTGAAGTCTTCGTTCGAGCACAGCACATGCAACATGCCTTCCACAAAGATGTGGTTAGAGTACAGATTCTAAATAAGCAAAGAGGCGATAAACCTGAAGCCCAGGTTATAGAGGTCATCCAGCGGCACCAGACACAATTTGTTGGGGTTTATCAGCAGGATCGGTTTGGCCAATGGGTCATTCCTGAGGATAAACGTATACGAGTTAGGTTTGCTGTGCTTGAGGGAGAGCAGAATGCTGCCAGGGACGGCCATATGGTCACCGTAGAGCTCGTTCAATGGGACGCAGGACATCCAGAGCCACTTGTGAGGATTAAAGATATTCTTGGCTATCCTGGAGATCCAGGTGTCGATATTGCCTTAATCGTCCAACAACATGACCTCCCAACGACCTGGACATCGAAATCTTTGGAACAGGCCGAATCGTACTCTGAAGAGAGTGTGCAAACTGAGATCGAAAATCGAAGAGATCTTAGAGAGCTTACATGTTTCACAATTGATCCAGAGACGGCTCAGGATTTTGATGATGCCATTTCTATTGAGCAAACATCCAAGGGGTGGAAACTGGGAGTGCACATCGCTGATGTTTCTCACTATGTCACACCAGGTAGTCCAATTGATAGAGGTGCCAGAAAACGTGGTTCAAGTGTTTACCTTGTTGGCACAGCCATTCACATGTTACCAGAAAAGCTGGCTTCTGATTTGTGCTCCCTGAAACCGCATATAGACCGACTCAGCATGACTTGCATGATGGAAATTGGACGCGATGGTCAATTCGGCCCATCAAAAATCATGAATTCAGTCATTCATTCGAACCAGCGCTTCTCATATGAAGAAGTTGAAGAGATCATCCATGGAAAAGCCCATACCTATTCGAAACAAATACAAGAAATGGAGAAGTTGAGAAAAGTTCTGTTTCGTGACAGAAAATCCAGAGGAAGTATTGATCTTGATCTGCCTGAACCTATAGTGATTTTAGATGAAACAGGGTTCCCACACGACATCAAACCTTCCAAGCGTTTGACTGCGCACAGATTGGTAGAAGAATTTATGTTGGCCGCCAATCGCGTAACTGCTGAATACCTTGATCAAAAATTCATAAAGGCTAAACTTCCTGGGATATTTCGAATCCATGAGACACCATCCATTGATGATGTGAGCAAATTACAGATGATTTTGAATCGTTTAAACATACCCCAGAAGATTAAAACGCCAGTAAAACCAATGGATTATCAAGTCCTGGTAGAGGCAGTGAGGGAGAGCCCCTATCGACATTTTATCGAAAAGGTAGCCCTTAGATCCATGACCAAGGCTAAATATTCTGTTGAAAATAAGGGACATTTTGGATTGGCATTCAAATCATACACCCATTTTACCTCACCCATCAGACGCTATCCTGATTTAACGGTGCATCGTCTCCTGAAGCAGTATGTCCATAACGACAATACCAACCTGCCCTCTCAAGCGTCACTTGAAAAATTAGCTGAGCATTGTTCACAACGGGAAAGAGTCGCCATAGAAGCTGAACGGGATCATATGAAAATGAAACAGCTACAGTATCTCAGCAAACGGATCGGTCAGGAATTTGAAGGGGTGATTTCCGGAGTTTTGAATTTTGGATTCTTCGTGGAACTTGCTGAAAGTTTTGTCGATGGGCTGGTGCATGCTGGCAGTCTTACTGATGATTACTACGAATATGAGGAAAATAATTTCTCCCTCACTGGAAGACGGACAAAAAAAATGTATCGATTGGGAGATCCAGTAAAAGTCAAGGTGACATCCGTCTCC